DNA from Ciconia boyciana chromosome 23, ASM3463844v1, whole genome shotgun sequence:
GTTGATGTAGCCCAGGATGCAGAGTGTGATGGAGACGTTGACCTTGTCTATGATGAATTCTTGTCGCAAGGAGCTGAAAAATCCATCTAAGGCGAACTTAGTTGCAGAATAGGGAGCTGTAAATGGGCCACCAGTTTTACCTGGAGCAGAGACACAATGTCAGGGTTCGTGTAGTGGGCAGACACCAGGCTGCATggctctcctttcctcttgccCTTTAAGTAGCTATAATATCGTGATTCAAATGAATGAGTAATGTCATGGATGCTtgagagaaataaacaaatgcaggaatgtttaaaatgtaacatACAGCATAGAATGGCATGAAGTGCCTTCAGTTGTGGGCGATACTGTTCTTGTATTCCTGCATAGATACCCATGTGTACCAAATGCATGTATAATATGTGGCCACGCACATAATGTAACCTGCAGTGGCCTACCAGTGGCTGCAATGCATGAAGGTGAGTAGTGGGTGCAAAGACGCTAGCAGGACGGGGCATAGAATAGAAATCCCCCAGAGGACTTGAATTGTGCTTCCAGGATATAAATCATATGCTGATCCTGCCTCCAGCAGGGGGGCTCTCTGCCTTATGGTCCTCATTCCGTCTTTTGAAGAAGAGCCGCAGCCGGGATCCcttgcaggcagaggaagggatgTGGGCAGGGAGAGCCTGGTCCCTTGTGTGCTCACCTGCCACGGACGAAAGGACAACGATGCTGCCCTCGCTCTCCTTCAGCATGGGCAGGGCAGACATGGTCATGGACACGTAGCTGAGGAAGTTGGTCTCTAGGAGCTTCCGTACGTGTCCAACGTCCCCATTGAAGTAGTTGAAGTAGCTGTAACCGATGTGATTGAGGATGAGCATATCGAGGCCTCCTGGAAACAGAGCATGTTTGCTATTGGCAACCAGCAtctaaaaacaaagcagcttcTTGGTGGCTGGGATGGCCCCAAAATGTAGCGTGGGGTGTGTTGGGCAGCGAGGAGGGGCAGTTCCCCACCACCTACCCCAGGTGTTCTCAGCCTCCTTCACCACCACCTCGGGGAACTTGGTGTCCTCCATAGAGCCGCTCACATAGCGGGCGGACGCGGCACCCAGCTTGAGGCACTGCTCCACGACCTGCGGCAACAGTGAGAGCAGTGTTGGTGATGGACCCCCCTCCACGGACCCCCTGTTCCCATCCCATGAAGGCTGTCACTGTCTTGGGGTGGATGGGCAGCGCATCTCCCTGTCCCGCTGGAGACCCTTCTCCCTTCGTGGGAGGAGACATGTTGCCCGGAGAAGTGTTTCTGGCTGCGGAGTTAAACAGGGGCACATCTGAGCCAAATATACAGTATTTATAAATAGGGCTATGACTGCTTAATTTTTGATTCTGTTGTAGATGGGATGCAAAAACGGTTCAGACTTTGAGAAAGGGCAAGGGTTGATCAGACCAGGCCTTGGGCAGGCTAGTGTTGCCCTTGGTGGTGGAGATCAGAATTCACAGCTGAAgactggagaaagaaatgccATGCTGTCAGCATTGCAAATGCAGTTTGTTGCGgtggtgggggggtgtgtgtgtgtgttaaaacAGGCTCGTGCTGGGCAAACGCTGGGGTGGATCTGTAGGCTATCTGGCATCCTCATGTGCCCAGGCCAGGGTGAATATCTGCATTCTGCTTGCCTGTGGGGTTCTGGGTTGCAAATGTGTTTCGCCTGCCCGGCACGCTCTGCTTGCCACTTACTTTCTGCAGCTTGGCCTCCGTCCGTGCCGTGAGCAGTAGGTGGGCCTCCATGCGTGCCAGGTGATATGCCATCTGCTCCCCGATGCCGCTGCTGGCTCCCGTCACGATCACCCGTTTCCCCCGGAGCATCTCTGGGGAGGAGGGCGCAGGGCTCAGAGCTGGTGCAGCCCACGCCATCGCCCCGCACGCGGGCACCACGGCTCCTCTCCACCCCTGCCGCCCCTCGCCTTTGGGTGtagggagctgcaggcagcagcactgccccgCTGCAGCGTGCACCGCTCGTGCAGACCCCGACTGGAGTCTGGTCGTTAATCCCGGTTTGGTGGGGAGTGCGTGCGAGGCTTGAGGTCTGCATCCAGCCTGGTCTGGGAGCAGCTTTTGGAAATGGCGAGAGTTGActaataaaacaattaaatgcTTTAAGTGGGTAACTGCATGCTtcccaaataaataatttgctgAGATCAGACGCTTACCATGTGTCCCGGCAGACCCCAGCATAATCCCATGAGCTTTCCTGTGCGGCACAGGGTGCTCTGACCCCTCGTACCGGGGGCTGCCCGCACTCCCCTCCGAGCTCTCGGCCCTCCCGTGCTTTGGCTCTTCCAGCTGTGCTTTGAAAGGCCCTTCAAAAGGCCCGTGCTCTTCTGCGTGGGCACACGCTGCCGCTCTGGCAGCAGACTCCCTGATTGTGGttttaaagtgtgtttttcCAATGACTTACCTTCACTGAAATTCTCAGgtgctgaataaaaataaaaggccagCGCCAGTCCCAGCAAGGGGATGAAAAGCTTCAGAAGCAGACCCATCTCTCTGCAAAAGTACAGGCAGGAGCGAGATGAACTCCGTGGCTCTGAGCGTGGGGAGGTGGACACGTCAGTAGGTTGCAAATGGGGCTGGGAGTGCTAGCAGTTTTGAactgatttttgtcttgcaCAAGTTTGCTGGCATCTATTGGACCTTTTCTTTGCACTTCCTGTGATTTAGCAAACATTAACCGATGGAGAACGTCACTTTGGACTTTAGGCTGTCCCTTTGCACCCTTGTCTTGCCAGGAGTTTCAGGCATGTTTTTGAGAGCATTGAAGGGAAGGCCCTGAAAAGCTTCTAGCTCCATAGAGTGGTGGGTGTGTTGTTTTGTGGCTGCCTTTGGGGCTGGGACACCCACATCCCCTCAGTGCAGACCTCCATAGGATGGACATCTTCTCTCTGTTCCACTCCACATCTGAAATCCAGGCAAcgcttcccttcctctctggCTGCCGCAAGGATTTATTGATCAGCAATGATCACTGTGGTACAGGTTCATAGGAATATCTAGAGAGAGCAGGGCGGGCAGAGTTTGTGTTTAGATCCTTATCGGTGCTTCTGGCTTATCCTATGTGATATCACCATTGGTGTAATACTGACAGTTTGTTGGGTGGCTCTTGTACCTCAAAAATTCACTCTTGTCTTGAGGAATCCACTGATTGCAAAAGGAGTAACAGAGTCAAG
Protein-coding regions in this window:
- the LOC140643124 gene encoding 11-beta-hydroxysteroid dehydrogenase 1-like → MGLLLKLFIPLLGLALAFYFYSAPENFSEEMLRGKRVIVTGASSGIGEQMAYHLARMEAHLLLTARTEAKLQKVVEQCLKLGAASARYVSGSMEDTKFPEVVVKEAENTWGGLDMLILNHIGYSYFNYFNGDVGHVRKLLETNFLSYVSMTMSALPMLKESEGSIVVLSSVAGKTGGPFTAPYSATKFALDGFFSSLRQEFIIDKVNVSITLCILGYINTENAVRAVSHAIRDTPAPKEECALEIIKSGALRWRELHYPSRAVGSLLLLRAIAPDFLDSLIRSSYKVENIRRT